TGAAAAGCAAAATTCAAACACAAAATACATGCTTTTCAGAATTCCTGACCTTATTGAAGACCTAAGTACTGTTTTCACACTCGAAGCAGGCGATATCATTGCGACGGGAACACCTGCAGGTGTAGGCGCCGGAAGAGACCCGCAAGAATGGATGTGGGACGGAGATATCGTTGAAGCTACCGTTGAAGGAATTGGAACGTTAGTGAATACGATTAAGAAAATTAATAATTAGATTTCAGACTTCAGATTTCAGACTTTAGACCTTAGACTTAATAACTTTAGACTTCACTTACAATGAAAAAATATAAAATAGGCCAGATAGTTCCTTCATCCAATACAACGATGGAAACCGAGATACCGGCCCTCTTCCGTTCCAGAGAAACTATTGCACCGGAAAGATTCACTTTCCATTCCAGCAGGATGCGGATGAAAAAAGTAACCAAAGAAGAATTGGAAGCTATGGACGCAATGAGTTTGAAATGTGCTCAGGAACTTTCTGATGCTCAAGTAGACGTGATGGGTTATGCTTGCCTTGTTGCCATTATGAGTATGGGACGTGGCTATCACTGCGTTTCTGAGACAAATCTGCATGAAGAAACCGTAAAGAACGGCTTCCCTACTCCAATCGTGACCAGTGCCGGTGCATTAATCAACGGATTGAAAGTTTTGGGAGCGAAAAAAGTAGCCGTCATTACACCTTACATGAAACCGCTAACGCAGTTGGTTGTAGATTATATCGAGCATCAGGGATTTGAAGTTGTTGATTCTATAGCTTTGGAAATACCTGACAATTTAGAAGTGGCGGCACAAAATCCTATGAATCTTTTAGATATCTACAAACGACTCAACCTAAAAGATGTTGATGTACTTGTCGCTTCTGCCTGCGTACAAATGCCGTCCCTGGAAGCTGTAGACCTGATTGAAAAAGAAATAGGAATTCCAGTTACAACAGCCGCCATCTGTACAACTTATGAAATGATGAAAAAGCTGGGATTGGACACAAAAGTGCCA
The sequence above is drawn from the Flavobacterium lindanitolerans genome and encodes:
- a CDS encoding maleate cis-trans isomerase family protein, which gives rise to MKKYKIGQIVPSSNTTMETEIPALFRSRETIAPERFTFHSSRMRMKKVTKEELEAMDAMSLKCAQELSDAQVDVMGYACLVAIMSMGRGYHCVSETNLHEETVKNGFPTPIVTSAGALINGLKVLGAKKVAVITPYMKPLTQLVVDYIEHQGFEVVDSIALEIPDNLEVAAQNPMNLLDIYKRLNLKDVDVLVASACVQMPSLEAVDLIEKEIGIPVTTAAICTTYEMMKKLGLDTKVPIGGELLSGKY